The window CAGGGATTTCAGCGGAATCAGAATCTTCTTTCCATCCTGTGGCACAGAAACTTTTGCATCCTTTACCAGATAATACCGATCATAAACCGCCCCTCTTTTCCAGGGATTGTAGACTGTTACACAGGTATATTTGTCAGACTTTCCAATAGAAAAACCTTCTGCGTATTTTATTATCAGCTGTTCTCCTGTAGCCTGGTTTCTGTTCTGTTGCTTATTCACGCAACTTGAAAAGAGTGTCAGTATAATTAGCAGGGCATAATATAGATGTTTCATTGTTCTTTTGGTTTGTAATGACAAAGGTACATAAATTGCAGAAAGAAAGCAGCAGTTTGGTAAGCTTTTCTTTCACGGGAGCTAAGTTGTTTTCCCTTGAATAATAAGAAATTATTCTAATAATCTTTTTAAATAGGTGTACTCTTAATCTGTTTAAAGTGTAGAGTATACTATATATAAGACTAGAGTATATTTGAATAAGGTGTAGATCTTATTCTAAATATAACCTGAATAATTAGCTAAGGTCTCGCCTTACATCTGCTTAGTATTGGGCAATTGTTCTTTTGTCAATCAAGAAGCTGTGTCTGACATAACGGCAGATTCTCTGTCAGGAACTTTACTAAAACAGAAAACTTTGCTGTCATTTTCCCAAACTTTGCTGCTGATTTTTATTTTTGGCACGAGGTTTGTTTATTAGTTGGCGTACGGCTGCTTCAGGCATAAAGTAAAGTTAGAGAGCAGCCGACAAAATTATAAATAGAATAATAATTAAAAATAGAATAATAATCATGGGAAAAATTATTGGAATTGACTTAGGAACTACAAACTCTTGTGTTTCTGTATTTGAAGGCAACGAGCCTGTAGTAATAGCAAACAGCGAAGGTAAACGTACTACTCCTTCTATTGTGGCATTTATTGATGGTGGCGAACGTAAAGTAGGTGATCCTGCAAAACGTCAGGCTATTACTAATGCAAAACGTACTGTATTCTCAATCAAACGTTTTATGGGTGAAAACTGGGATCAGGTTCAAAAAGAGATTGCACGTATGCCATATCACGTAGTAAAAGGAGAAAATAATACACCACGTATAGATATAGACGGACGTCTTTATACTCCACAGGAAATCTCTGCAATGATTCTTCAGAAAATGAAGAAAACAGCTGAAGACTATCTGGGACAAGAAGTAACAGAAGCCGTTATTACCGTTCCTGCTTACTTTAGCGATTCACAACGTCAGGCTACTAAAGAAGCCGGACAAATTGCAGGTCTTGAAGTTAAACGTATTGTAAACGAACCTACTGCCGCAGCTTTGGCTTACGGTCTTGACAAGGCTCACAAAGATATGAAGATTGCCGTATTCGACTTAGGTGGTGGTACATTCGATATCTCTATTCTTGAATTCGGTGGCGGTGTGTTTGAAGTTCTTTCTACCAACGGTGATACTCACCTGGGTGGTGATGACTTTGACCAAGTTCTTATTGACTGGTTGGCAGATGAGTTTAAGAACGACGAAGGTGTAGATTTACGTCAGGATCCAATGGCTCTTCAACGTTTGAAGGAAGCTGCTGAAAAAGCAAAGATCGAACTTTCTTCTACTACTACTACAGAAATCAACTTGCCATACATTATGCCGGTTGCAGGTGTGCCAAAGCACTTGGTTAAAACATTGAGCCGTGCTAAGTTTGAATCTTTATGTCACGACTTAATCCAATCTTGTGTTGAACCTTGCCGTAAAGCAATGAGCGATGCCGGATTGAGCAACTCTGATATTGATGAAGTAATCCTTGTAGGAGGTTCTACCCGTATTCCTGCTGTTCAGGATCTTGTTGAAAAATTCTTTGGAAAAACTCCTTCTAAAGGTGTAAACCCAGATGAAGTAGTTGCTGTAGGTGCAGCTGTTCAAGGTGCCGTTTTGACAGACGAAATTAAAGGTGTAGTTCTTTTGGACGTTACTCCATTGTCAATGGGTATTGAAACATTGGGTGGTGTAATGACAAAACTGATTGACTCAAATACAACAATTCCTTGCAGAAAGAGCGAAGTATTCTCTACTGCAGCCGATAACCAGAGTGAAGTAACTATTCACGTATTGCAAGGTGAACGTCCAATGGCTAGTCAGAACAAATCAATCGGTCAGTTTAATCTTGCTGGAATTTCTCCTGCCCGTCGTGGTATTCCTCAGATTGAAGTATCTTTCGATATTGATGCTAACGGTATTCTGAAAGTATCTGCAAAAGATAAAGCAACAGGAAAGGAACAAACAATCCGTATCGAAGCTTCAAGCGGTTTGAGCAAAGAAGAAATTGAACGTATGAAAGCTGAAGCTGAAGCTAATGCTGATGCTGACAAGACAGAACGTGAAAAGATTGACAAGCTTAATCAGGCAGACAGCATGATTTTCCAGACTGAAAAACAATTGGAAGAACTGGGCGACAAACTTCCTGCTGACAAGAAAGCTCCTATCGAAGCAGCTCTTGCTAAGTTGAAAGAGGCTCACAAAGCTCAGGATATTGCCGGTATTGATGCTGCAACAGCAGAACTAAACAAAGTATTCCAGGCAGCAAGCGAGCAAATGTATGCTCAGGGTGCTGGTCAGCCTGGTGCAGAACAAGCTGGTCCTGATATGAATGCCGGTGCAGGAGCACAAGGTGGTTCAGACAAACCTATATCTCATCTCAAGAGTATTAAGTTGCTTTATTCCAAATATTCCATTGGCCGACGTTACACGGAAGTTTAGCCCGAAAAGATTACTTGTGAATTTAGATAAGTCATAATCACTTGTATAATATGATTCATTATCAGACAGCATATGCTCCTTGTATGGCTTAAAGTATTCAATACCTGATTGGGTATTGAAACGATAGAACGGAGCGATAGACATAAATGGCGTGATCTTGTAAGGAACCTCAAGCTCGGCTGTATGAGCAGTAAGCTTCCAGCTATCTGTATAGTAACGATAAAATGCACGCAAAATGAACCGGTCTCCTAAAAAGTAATTGGCTCGTACTCCGATAGGCAACTTAAACCGATTATCGGGCAGCTTTTCTGAATAAGCATTATTTCCATTGTCTCCAAAGTAGACACGTTGATAAGCAGTCCCTAATAATCCCTTCTGATAGCCAATGTCGGTAAGTACTGACATTTGTAATCGTTGATTTATTACCTGAGTTAAGCCTAATGCAAGATTATACGAATTACGAGGGGCTCTGTCTCCCTGTTTGTATTGGAAGTTTGGACTTCCGGGACGTAACTCAGCAGGCAATATAACCTTCCACGTATCCAGAAAGACAGAAGCCTTAGCAGAAAATTCCGTATTCTTATCCTTTGAACTCTTAGAAAACAGAATATTGGTCCCCATGGAAGTATAATCAAATTCATTTGAGAATGAAAGACCTCCCCCAAGCGTATAGTTATGTTTTGTATTTTCGAATAAATAGCTGGCTGAAGGAGACACGCGAACATCACCTCTTGATGCATGTGAAATGGCGTTTGTGGAGGCAGATGTAATTGTGTTTAGATCAATTTGGTCAGAGGAAGCCGAACTATAAACATCAACCCCTAGTTCTAGGCCAAAGATATGCTTGTTATTTTTCTTATCAATTTTACTTAACTGAAGATCTATAGAATTGCCAGAGTCGTCCAGCCTTTCATCTCCAATTCCACCTGTTACAGCCGAGTTTTGCCCGTTCTGGTGATAGTAACTCGTTACGAAGTTTACCTCGTCAATCTTGAGCTTTCTATATTTGGTACTATCTGTTTGTGCTTTCGAAACATTCAAAAACAAGATAAGTGCAGCCACTGTTATAACTACTTTCTTCATTTATTATCTGTTTTTAGTTACAACCGCAGCCACCGCCGGTTTTTCCTCCATTACCACCCGAAGCGCCTTCTCTATACAACAAGAAGTTGTTCTCGTATTTCTCTATTTTGCGACTGGCAAGTCCCATCTCTGCATCATTGATTCTTGATTTTTGGAAAGACTTTACTGTTTTGCAGGATGTAAGCACTAATAAGCTACACCCAAATGCCATAAAAAATACTTTCTTTTTCATTCTATAAGTTTAATGTTGTTAGAGAGATATAATTTATTATTGTCATCAACAAGAATACACTCAATGCCATTCAACTGATTAATAAGATTCAAGCCGTTGGCAACACCTAAAATGTTTACTGGAGTGGCCATTGCATCGGCTAACTCAGCATTTGTGGTAATTATTGTCACGCTCTTTATTCCTTTTATCGGATAACCGGTCTTAGGATTGATCGTATGTGAATATAACTGATTATTGAT of the uncultured Bacteroides sp. genome contains:
- the dnaK gene encoding molecular chaperone DnaK, which produces MGKIIGIDLGTTNSCVSVFEGNEPVVIANSEGKRTTPSIVAFIDGGERKVGDPAKRQAITNAKRTVFSIKRFMGENWDQVQKEIARMPYHVVKGENNTPRIDIDGRLYTPQEISAMILQKMKKTAEDYLGQEVTEAVITVPAYFSDSQRQATKEAGQIAGLEVKRIVNEPTAAALAYGLDKAHKDMKIAVFDLGGGTFDISILEFGGGVFEVLSTNGDTHLGGDDFDQVLIDWLADEFKNDEGVDLRQDPMALQRLKEAAEKAKIELSSTTTTEINLPYIMPVAGVPKHLVKTLSRAKFESLCHDLIQSCVEPCRKAMSDAGLSNSDIDEVILVGGSTRIPAVQDLVEKFFGKTPSKGVNPDEVVAVGAAVQGAVLTDEIKGVVLLDVTPLSMGIETLGGVMTKLIDSNTTIPCRKSEVFSTAADNQSEVTIHVLQGERPMASQNKSIGQFNLAGISPARRGIPQIEVSFDIDANGILKVSAKDKATGKEQTIRIEASSGLSKEEIERMKAEAEANADADKTEREKIDKLNQADSMIFQTEKQLEELGDKLPADKKAPIEAALAKLKEAHKAQDIAGIDAATAELNKVFQAASEQMYAQGAGQPGAEQAGPDMNAGAGAQGGSDKPISHLKSIKLLYSKYSIGRRYTEV
- a CDS encoding DUF3570 domain-containing protein, whose protein sequence is MKKVVITVAALILFLNVSKAQTDSTKYRKLKIDEVNFVTSYYHQNGQNSAVTGGIGDERLDDSGNSIDLQLSKIDKKNNKHIFGLELGVDVYSSASSDQIDLNTITSASTNAISHASRGDVRVSPSASYLFENTKHNYTLGGGLSFSNEFDYTSMGTNILFSKSSKDKNTEFSAKASVFLDTWKVILPAELRPGSPNFQYKQGDRAPRNSYNLALGLTQVINQRLQMSVLTDIGYQKGLLGTAYQRVYFGDNGNNAYSEKLPDNRFKLPIGVRANYFLGDRFILRAFYRYYTDSWKLTAHTAELEVPYKITPFMSIAPFYRFNTQSGIEYFKPYKEHMLSDNESYYTSDYDLSKFTSNLFGLNFRVTSANGIFGIKQLNTLEMRYRFV
- a CDS encoding DUF4266 domain-containing protein, whose translation is MKKKVFFMAFGCSLLVLTSCKTVKSFQKSRINDAEMGLASRKIEKYENNFLLYREGASGGNGGKTGGGCGCN